The nucleotide window CGCCGATCACATCCACCCCGGCCAAAATCAGGCCCCGCGCCAGCAGGACGGGCCCCAGGGCTTCGGCAATCTCCCGATCCCGCGCCGACAGCGGTTGCGCCACGCCCTTGCCGCCCGCGGCCAGGTTGCCGCGGACTTCACCGCCCTGCGGAATGCGCGCCAGGCAATACGGCACGGGTTTGCCGCCAACGATGAGCACGCGCTTGTCCCCCTGCGCAATGGCCGGGAGGAATTTCTGCACCATGACGCTCTGTGCGCCCCCCTGGTTCAGGGTTTCGATGATGCTGCCAAGGTTCAGGCCGTCAGGCCCCACCCGGAAGATGCCCATCCCACCCATGCCATCGAGCGGCTTGAGGATGATGTCCTGGTGCTCGGCGTGGAAGGCGCGGATGTCCTGCGCGCTGCGCGTCACCAGCGTGGGCCCGATGAACTCGGGAAACTCCATCACCGCCAGCTTCTCGGGATGGTCGCGCAGCGCGCGGGGCTTGTTGAAGACCTTCGCCCCCTCTCGCTCTGCCTGCTCCAGCAGGTGGGTGGCATAGAAGTATTCGCTGTCGAACGGCGGATCCTTGCGCATGAGCACGGCGTCGAAATCCGCCAGCGCCGCCGCGCGCACGGGCTGCGCGGTAAACCATGCCTGGGCATCGCCCGTGAGCACGATGTCGCGCACCTGCGCGCGCACCCGGCCGCCGCGCTGCCAGGCCATCTCCTGCGGCTCGCACACCGCCAGTTGGTGGCCACGGCGCTGCGCCTCGCGCATCATGGCAAACGTGGTGTCTTTATAGATCTTGAACGACTCCAGCGGGTCGGCAACGAATAGCAGTTTCATGGCACTCAATGGTTGGGGGCGCGGTCGCGCCCATACTGTTGCACAAACAGCGCCAGGCTGCCCGCGACCACGCCCCAGAAGGCCGACCCCACGCCCGCCACCACCACGCCGCTGAGCGTGACAAGGAAGGTGATGAGCGCGGCTTCCCGGTGGCCCTCCTCGCGCAGCGCCATGGCCAGGCCGTTGCCGATGGTGCCCAGCAGCGCCAGGCCGGCGATGGCGACGACCAGCTCACGCGGAAAGGCCGTGAGCAGCCCGGTGATGACCGCGCCGAACAGCCCGATCACCACATAGATCAGCCCGCAGGAAGCTGCCGCGGTGTAGCGCTTGCCGCGGTCTTCATGCGCCTCGGGCCCCATGCAGATGGCGGCGGTGATGGCGCTGAAATTCAGCGCGAAGGCGCCAAACGGCGCCAGCACCAGCGTGGCCAGCCCGGTCATGGTGATGAGGCGCGAGACCGGCAGCTGGTAGCCCGTGGCCCGCATCACCGCCACGCCCGGCAGGTTCTGCGATGCCATGGTGACCACGAACAAGGGCAGTGCCAGGCTCACCAGGGCGGAGAGGCTGAAACGCGGCATGGTGAAGACCGGCATGGCCAGCTCGAGGCGCACCGCCGACCAGCGCATGTCCCCGCGCAGCGCGACGAAAAGCACGGCCGCGGCCAGCGTGACGACGACCGCATAGCGCGGCAACCGCTTGCGCGCCAGCAGGTAGGCCGCGAGCATCACCAGCACCAGCGGCAGCGCGGTCTGCGCGGCGGCGAAGGCGTCCAGCCCGAAGCGCGCCAGCACGCCGGCCAGCAGCGCGGAGGCGATTTCCATGGGGATGCGGTTCATCACCCGCTCGAACCACCCGGTGGCGCCCGCCAGCGTGATGAGCAGCGCGCACACCATGAAGGCGCCCACGGCTTCGGCCATGGAAAAGCCGCCGGCCAGCCCCGCCGTCGCCAGCACGGCAGCGCCGGGCGTGGACCAGGCCACCATGACCGGCTGGCGCAGCAGCAGCGACGGCACGAGCGAGCACAGCCCCATGCCCAGCCCCAGGGCCCACATCCACGAGGTGATCTGCGCCGGCGTGGCGCCAAAAGCCTGCGCCGCCTGGAACACGATGGCCACCGAACTGGTGAAGCCCACCAGCACGGCGACGAAGCCGGCGGTGAAGGCCGAGAGGCTCAGGTCTTTGAAAAATCGCATGGCCGGCCATTCTGCCTGCTGCCGGGACACCTTGCGTTCGCTATGAATAAAAGAGCTTGCAGCGCTTGCCCAGCAAGGGCTGAAAAGGCTTTTTATTCAAAACATTCAAACCAGCAAGGCCGCCAGGGCAGCCAGCGGCGCCGTCTCGGCACGCAGCACGCGCGGCCCCAGGGTGACGGGGACGAAGCCCTGGCCCAAGGCCAGCGCCTCCTCGGCCGCGCTGAGCCCGCCTTCAGGCCCCGAGAGGAACCACAGCGCGCCCTGCGGCGCGGCCACCTCGCGCAGCGCCCGGGTTTCGGGGCGCAGCGACAGCAGCAAGCGCTGGCCGGGGCCCGCCAGCGCCAGGGCGGGCAGCGCCTCGGCCAGCGTGGCCATGGCGTGCACCGTGGGCACGCGGTTGCGCCCGCACTGCTCGCAGGCCGCCACGGCCACGGCCTGCCAATGGGCGCGCTTCTTGTCGGCGCGCTCGCCCTTGAGGCGCAGCACGCTGCGCTCGGCCGCCACTGGCGTGATGCTGGCCACGCCCAGCTCGGTGGCTTTCTCGACCAGCCAGTCCATGCGCTCACCCGCCGTGATGCCGGCCAGCAGGTGCACGGCGCGGGCGGCCTCGCGCTCCAGCGCCAGATGGGCGTCGATGCGCACGCGCACGCTGTTGCGGCCCATGTGCAGCACCGTGGCGTCGAACTCCCCGCCCGGGCCCTGCGCGCCGCCATCGAACAGGGTGATGGCGTCGCCCGGCTGCAGGCGCAGCACCTGCACGTGGCGCACGGCGCCCTCGGTCAGGTCGATTTCGGCGCCGCAAGCCAGCGGCACGGGGCTGTGGAAACGGGGCATGCTGGGTTGTTCGCTATTGAATAGTGAGCTGCTTGCGCTTGACTGACAAGGGCTGGAGGCCTTTTTTATGCAAAACCTTCACATTCGCCCGAAAGCGTAGCCCACGGGGGCGCTGGTACCTTCGATCTGGTCAACCAGGCGCAGCAAGGGCGCCAGCTCGCGGTAGCGCGTGGCCGTGGCGCGGATGTAGGCGATGAAGCGCGGCGCATCCGCCAGGTACCTGGGCTTGCCGTCGCGCAGCGTCAGCCGCGCGAAGATGCCCGCCACCTTCAGGTGGCGCTGCAGCCCCATCCACTCGACGGCGCGGTAGAACGCGCCGAAGTCGTCGCCCCAGCCCGAGGCGCTGCGCGCGCCCAGCAAGCCCGCGCGGCGCGCCTTCTCCCAGTAGCGCACGGTGACGTCGATGACGAAGTCTTCCTCCCAGCTGATGAAGGCGTCGCGCAGCAAGCTGGCGATGTCGTAGGTGATGGGGCCGTACACCGCGTCCTGGAAGTCGAGCACACCCAGCGGCGCCCCCGCGGGCGGCACCATGAGGTTGCGCATCATGAAGTCGCGGTGCACGAACACGCTGGGCGCGGCCAGGCTGTGCGCCACGATGCGGTCGAAGGCCTGGGCCAGCGTGGCCTGCTGCGCAGCGTCCAGCACCACGCCGCGGTGCCGGGCCACGTACCAGTCCGGGAAGAGCTGCAGCTCGCGCCGCAGCAGCGCCTCGTCATACGGCGGCAGCACGCCGGGGCGCGAGGCCTGCTGCCAGTCCAGCAGCCCATCCACCGCCTGGCGGTACCAATCCAGCGCGGCCTGGGGCTGGCCAGGGTCCAGCACCTCGATCACCGTTTGCGTGCCCAGGTCGGACAGCAGCATGAAGCCCTGCGCCTCGTCCCAGGCCAGGATCTCGGGCACCCGCAGGCCCGCCTGCCGCATCAGCGCCTGCACCTGTACGAAGGGGCGGCAATTCTCCTTGTCGGGCGGCGCGTCCATCACCACCAGGCTGGCGCCGGCGCTGGTGTCCAGGCGCAGGTAGCGGCGGAAACTCGCGTCGGCCGATGCCGGCCGCAGGGTTTCAAGGCGCAGGCCATGGGCCGCAGCCAGCGGGGCGATCCAGGCGCCGAAGGCGGCCTGGCGCGGCGCATCGGGCCAAAGGGAAGGGGATGGGGCGGAGGACGGGGAGGGAAGGGGGGCGCTCATGGATAATCCGATTCTACAAACCGCCCCGCCCGCCTTGCTCTCCGGGGCGGTCTCCTTTGTCGACGTGCTTTCCCCACCCACCAACGTGCCTTCCCGCGAGCCCACCGCCGAGCTGCATTGCCGCCCCCGTTTGACGCACAGCGCACTGGCCGTGGCGCTGCTGGCCTGGTCGCTGGCGCCCCGGGCCTGGGCCCAGGAAGAGGCGCCCGCGCGCCCGCTGCGCGCCAGCCCGCTGCTGCAGGAGAAGATCGCCCCCGAGGTGCGCAACCAGCTGCCGGTGTTCGTGCGCGGCGACCGCATCGAAGGCCAGGCCGACGTGAATGCCGTGGTCGAAGGCAACGCCGAGCTGCGCCGGGGCGACACGGTGATCCGCGCCGACCGCCTGGAGTACACCGTGCCCGAGGACCTGGCACAGGCGCGCGGCCACGTGCGCATGAACCGCGCGGGCAACGTCTACGAAGGCTCGGCGCTGCATCTGCGGGTGGAGGCGTTCGAGGGCTTTTTCAGCGACGCGCGCTACCGCTTCCTCGCCACGGAGGGCCACGGCGAATCGACACGGGCCGACTTCATCGACGCCGCCCGCTCCGTGGTGCACCAGGCTACCTATACCACCTGCCAGCGCGACGAGACGGAAAGCTGGCAGCCCGACTGGGTGCTGCGCGCCGAGCGCATCCACCTCGACACCGAGGAACAGGTGGGCGTGGCCGAAAACGCGCGCCTGGAATTCAAGGGGCTGTCTTCGCCCGCCATCCCGCGCCTGAGCTTTCCCCTGTCGGACAAGCGCAAGTCCGGCTTGCTGCCGCCCACCCTCATTCCAGTGGACAGCGTCAACGGCCCCACGCTGGCCGTGCCCTATTACTGGAACATCGCGCCCAACCGCGACGCCACCATCACCCCCATGGCGATGGCGCGCCGCGGGCTGAACCTGGGCGCCGAGTTCCGCTACCTGGAGCCGTCGTACCAGGGCGAGATCGGCGCCAGCTACCTGCCGAACGACAAGCTGGCCGAGCGCAACCGCTGGTCGTACACGGTCCGACACACCGGGGTGATCGACAGCCCCCTGGGCGGGCTCGGCCTGGGGCTGAACCTCAACCGCGTCAGCGACGACGACTACTGGCGCGACTTCCCGCGCATGGCCCTGCCGGGCACCGGGCGGTCGCAGCTCATCCAGCGCCTGCTGCCCAACGACGCCTCGCTGCACTGGGGCCAGGGCGACATGTCCATGGTGGCGCGCACGCTGCGCTGGCAAACGCTGCAGGACGTGACGGCGCCCATCGTCCCGCCCTACGACCGCCTGCCCCAGCTCACCTGGCGCTATGCGCCCTCCAGCCTGGGAAGCAGCTTCGACGCCAGCGTCGAGGTGGACACCACGCGCTTTCACGCCGACCGCCTGCTGACCGGCCAGCCCAATGCGCAGCGCAGCTACACCATGGCGCAGCTCAGCCGCCCGTTCCTCGCGCCCTGGGGCTTCGTCACCCCGCGCGTGCAGGTGCATGCCACGCACTACGAGTTCGATGGCGCCCTGGCCAACGGCGCGCGCACCGCGAGCCGCGTGCTGCCCACGTTCAGCCTGGACAGCGGCCTGGTGTTCGAGCGCGAAACCGCCTACCTGGGCCGCGCCTTCACGCAGACGCTGGAGCCGCGCGCCTTCTACACCTACACGCCGTACCGCGACCAGAGCCTGCTGCCGGTGTACGACACGGCGGCGAACGACTTCAACTTCGCCACCGTCTTCACGGAAAACGCCTTCACCGGCAACGACCGCCTGGCCGACAACAACCTGCTCACGCTCGGCCTGACCTCGCGCCTGCTCAACCCCACGACCGGCGCCGAAGCGCTGCGCCTGGGCGTGGCGCAGCGCGTGCGCTTCTCCGACCAGCGCGTGACGCTGCCGGGCGTGGCGCCGCTAGACGAACGCCTGTCCGACCTGCTGCTGGGCGCCGCCGTGAACTGGACGCCCCAGTGGGCCACCGAGGCCACGGTGCAGTACAACCCCAAGGACCACCGCTCGATCCGCTCCACCGTGGGCGGGCGCTACAGCCCCGGTGCCTACCGCACGGTCAGCGCGGCCTACCGCTTCCAGCGCGACATGAGCGAGCAG belongs to Acidovorax sp. YS12 and includes:
- the gshB gene encoding glutathione synthase, which codes for MKLLFVADPLESFKIYKDTTFAMMREAQRRGHQLAVCEPQEMAWQRGGRVRAQVRDIVLTGDAQAWFTAQPVRAAALADFDAVLMRKDPPFDSEYFYATHLLEQAEREGAKVFNKPRALRDHPEKLAVMEFPEFIGPTLVTRSAQDIRAFHAEHQDIILKPLDGMGGMGIFRVGPDGLNLGSIIETLNQGGAQSVMVQKFLPAIAQGDKRVLIVGGKPVPYCLARIPQGGEVRGNLAAGGKGVAQPLSARDREIAEALGPVLLARGLILAGVDVIGDCVTEINVTSPTCFQEIHDQTGCDVAALFIDALEQALAQVLAERAKTVL
- the benE gene encoding benzoate/H(+) symporter BenE family transporter — its product is MRFFKDLSLSAFTAGFVAVLVGFTSSVAIVFQAAQAFGATPAQITSWMWALGLGMGLCSLVPSLLLRQPVMVAWSTPGAAVLATAGLAGGFSMAEAVGAFMVCALLITLAGATGWFERVMNRIPMEIASALLAGVLARFGLDAFAAAQTALPLVLVMLAAYLLARKRLPRYAVVVTLAAAVLFVALRGDMRWSAVRLELAMPVFTMPRFSLSALVSLALPLFVVTMASQNLPGVAVMRATGYQLPVSRLITMTGLATLVLAPFGAFALNFSAITAAICMGPEAHEDRGKRYTAAASCGLIYVVIGLFGAVITGLLTAFPRELVVAIAGLALLGTIGNGLAMALREEGHREAALITFLVTLSGVVVAGVGSAFWGVVAGSLALFVQQYGRDRAPNH
- a CDS encoding 16S rRNA (uracil(1498)-N(3))-methyltransferase produces the protein MPRFHSPVPLACGAEIDLTEGAVRHVQVLRLQPGDAITLFDGGAQGPGGEFDATVLHMGRNSVRVRIDAHLALEREAARAVHLLAGITAGERMDWLVEKATELGVASITPVAAERSVLRLKGERADKKRAHWQAVAVAACEQCGRNRVPTVHAMATLAEALPALALAGPGQRLLLSLRPETRALREVAAPQGALWFLSGPEGGLSAAEEALALGQGFVPVTLGPRVLRAETAPLAALAALLV
- a CDS encoding phosphotransferase, with translation MSAPLPSPSSAPSPSLWPDAPRQAAFGAWIAPLAAAHGLRLETLRPASADASFRRYLRLDTSAGASLVVMDAPPDKENCRPFVQVQALMRQAGLRVPEILAWDEAQGFMLLSDLGTQTVIEVLDPGQPQAALDWYRQAVDGLLDWQQASRPGVLPPYDEALLRRELQLFPDWYVARHRGVVLDAAQQATLAQAFDRIVAHSLAAPSVFVHRDFMMRNLMVPPAGAPLGVLDFQDAVYGPITYDIASLLRDAFISWEEDFVIDVTVRYWEKARRAGLLGARSASGWGDDFGAFYRAVEWMGLQRHLKVAGIFARLTLRDGKPRYLADAPRFIAYIRATATRYRELAPLLRLVDQIEGTSAPVGYAFGRM
- a CDS encoding LPS-assembly protein LptD; protein product: MDNPILQTAPPALLSGAVSFVDVLSPPTNVPSREPTAELHCRPRLTHSALAVALLAWSLAPRAWAQEEAPARPLRASPLLQEKIAPEVRNQLPVFVRGDRIEGQADVNAVVEGNAELRRGDTVIRADRLEYTVPEDLAQARGHVRMNRAGNVYEGSALHLRVEAFEGFFSDARYRFLATEGHGESTRADFIDAARSVVHQATYTTCQRDETESWQPDWVLRAERIHLDTEEQVGVAENARLEFKGLSSPAIPRLSFPLSDKRKSGLLPPTLIPVDSVNGPTLAVPYYWNIAPNRDATITPMAMARRGLNLGAEFRYLEPSYQGEIGASYLPNDKLAERNRWSYTVRHTGVIDSPLGGLGLGLNLNRVSDDDYWRDFPRMALPGTGRSQLIQRLLPNDASLHWGQGDMSMVARTLRWQTLQDVTAPIVPPYDRLPQLTWRYAPSSLGSSFDASVEVDTTRFHADRLLTGQPNAQRSYTMAQLSRPFLAPWGFVTPRVQVHATHYEFDGALANGARTASRVLPTFSLDSGLVFERETAYLGRAFTQTLEPRAFYTYTPYRDQSLLPVYDTAANDFNFATVFTENAFTGNDRLADNNLLTLGLTSRLLNPTTGAEALRLGVAQRVRFSDQRVTLPGVAPLDERLSDLLLGAAVNWTPQWATEATVQYNPKDHRSIRSTVGGRYSPGAYRTVSAAYRFQRDMSEQIDVGWQWPINDLWGDKGRDLGPGRGQGGGRWYSVGRLNYSTMERRLVDAVVGIEYDSCCWIGRVVLERLQSGQTQTSTRLLLQLEFVGFTRLSLGANPLSSLKQNIPRYQYLREQVSPPSRFSQYD